Proteins co-encoded in one endosymbiont 'TC1' of Trimyema compressum genomic window:
- the secG gene encoding preprotein translocase subunit SecG, whose amino-acid sequence MNVVLSVIIGLVSLFLIIVILLQPAKSAGFQGDSTGINEQQLFGKNKGAEALLKKVTIVLGIIFFILTLVLAALV is encoded by the coding sequence ATGAATGTTGTTTTATCTGTAATTATTGGACTTGTTTCTTTATTTCTAATCATTGTTATTTTGCTACAACCAGCTAAAAGCGCAGGATTCCAAGGGGATTCAACTGGTATAAATGAACAACAATTGTTTGGTAAAAATAAAGGAGCAGAGGCATTATTAAAAAAAGTAACTATTGTTTTAGGCATTATCTTTTTTATCCTAACTTTAGTTTTAGCTGCATTAGTATAG
- the rnr gene encoding ribonuclease R: protein MGIDEILEKIKDKDYAPQTAEELIKNFGIEEFNIPLFMKNLAELEEKGLVMLTKKSKYITPEKRGYFSGVLTANVKGFAFLKKDGTKDEYFIPNKDLKGALDKDRVLVSLIPNAKEKNGEAKVEKILKRGTKGFVGILTYFRNQLIIEPEDRRIFGRYTIENPEKGMQKGERIFVAITEYGQQKRMGKVKMMTKLETSGESVEAIIENILLRNGLAEEFPEAVLAESNKIPQTVTESLEEGRRDLRALQMVTIDGEDAKDFDDAVSIELLDNGNYKLGVHIADVSHYVKEGSHIDKEAFKRGTSIYFPGRVLPMLPVALSNGICSLNIGVDRMAMTAMMEINNKGKVVNYEIFPSLIKVEERMTYTNVAKILKGEDEELLKRYEHLIGFFNEMSVLADILGKKREKRGSLFFDLPELKVNVDENAKPISLSIRKRNKAESIIEEFMLVANETVAEHLYWLEFPCVYRIHESPPLEGITHFNEVMGPFDIKIVVGGSGEIHPKIYQEIIEKIQNHPMKDMIMNLLLRSMSHARYNVEPLGHFGLSVTYYCHFTSPIRRYPDLAVHRSLKASFQGAGMSMKKKLMARDIAVATEASERELVAESVEREITTVKVVEYMKPFVGESFNSRVSGMIHSGIFVQLENLAEGFIPFATLNGYHVFSETEMVVRDGGNQVSFKIGDPVRVKLVAANIALGHLDFIIEDDNNDENS from the coding sequence ATGGGTATAGACGAAATTTTAGAAAAAATAAAGGATAAAGATTATGCGCCTCAAACTGCTGAAGAATTAATAAAAAATTTTGGTATTGAGGAATTTAATATACCTCTTTTTATGAAAAATCTAGCTGAATTAGAAGAAAAGGGTTTAGTTATGCTTACCAAGAAAAGTAAGTATATTACACCTGAGAAAAGAGGCTATTTTTCAGGTGTTTTAACAGCAAATGTAAAAGGTTTTGCTTTTTTAAAAAAAGATGGTACTAAAGATGAATATTTCATTCCTAACAAAGACTTAAAGGGAGCTTTAGATAAAGATAGGGTACTGGTTTCACTGATTCCTAATGCAAAAGAAAAAAACGGAGAAGCAAAAGTAGAAAAAATATTAAAAAGAGGTACTAAAGGCTTTGTTGGTATCCTTACTTATTTTCGTAATCAATTAATTATTGAACCTGAAGACAGAAGAATATTCGGCAGATATACAATTGAAAATCCTGAAAAAGGGATGCAAAAGGGTGAGCGGATTTTTGTTGCTATTACAGAGTATGGTCAGCAGAAAAGAATGGGTAAAGTTAAAATGATGACTAAGTTAGAGACTAGTGGTGAGAGTGTTGAGGCCATAATTGAAAACATACTTTTAAGAAATGGCCTAGCTGAAGAATTTCCTGAAGCTGTTTTAGCTGAAAGCAATAAGATTCCTCAGACTGTTACAGAATCTCTTGAAGAAGGCAGAAGAGATTTAAGGGCATTACAAATGGTTACTATTGATGGAGAGGATGCTAAGGATTTTGATGATGCAGTATCAATTGAACTTTTAGATAATGGAAATTATAAGCTTGGGGTTCATATTGCTGATGTTAGCCATTATGTTAAAGAAGGCTCACACATTGATAAAGAGGCTTTTAAAAGAGGCACCAGTATTTATTTTCCTGGTCGAGTATTACCGATGCTTCCTGTTGCCTTATCAAATGGTATATGTAGCCTAAATATTGGTGTTGATAGAATGGCAATGACTGCAATGATGGAAATAAACAATAAAGGTAAAGTTGTTAATTATGAAATCTTCCCATCACTTATTAAAGTTGAGGAACGGATGACTTATACCAATGTTGCTAAAATTTTAAAAGGAGAAGACGAGGAGCTTCTTAAGCGTTATGAGCATTTAATTGGCTTTTTTAATGAGATGTCAGTGCTTGCTGATATTTTAGGTAAGAAGCGGGAGAAGAGAGGTTCTTTGTTTTTTGATTTGCCTGAACTCAAAGTAAATGTTGATGAAAATGCTAAGCCTATTTCTTTATCTATTCGCAAGAGAAATAAAGCTGAATCAATTATTGAAGAATTTATGCTAGTTGCCAATGAAACTGTAGCTGAACATTTGTATTGGCTAGAGTTTCCATGTGTTTACAGAATCCATGAAAGTCCACCTTTAGAAGGAATAACCCATTTTAATGAGGTTATGGGACCTTTTGATATTAAAATAGTAGTTGGAGGATCTGGTGAAATCCATCCTAAAATTTATCAGGAAATTATTGAAAAAATTCAAAATCACCCAATGAAAGATATGATTATGAATCTTTTATTGCGGTCTATGAGTCATGCAAGATATAATGTTGAACCTCTAGGTCATTTTGGACTTTCGGTAACTTACTACTGTCATTTTACTTCTCCTATTAGACGTTATCCTGATTTGGCTGTTCATAGAAGTTTAAAGGCTTCCTTCCAAGGAGCAGGAATGAGCATGAAGAAAAAATTAATGGCAAGAGATATTGCTGTTGCTACTGAAGCCAGCGAACGGGAGTTAGTAGCAGAATCTGTTGAAAGAGAAATCACAACAGTAAAAGTGGTTGAATATATGAAGCCTTTTGTTGGAGAGTCATTTAATTCCAGAGTTTCAGGTATGATTCATAGTGGAATTTTTGTACAGTTAGAGAACTTAGCAGAAGGATTTATTCCTTTTGCTACTTTGAATGGCTACCATGTTTTTTCAGAAACTGAAATGGTAGTAAGAGATGGTGGCAATCAAGTGTCATTTAAAATTGGGGATCCAGTAAGGGTCAAGCTAGTGGCTGCTAATATTGCTTTAGGTCACTTGGATTTTATTATAGAGGATGATAATAATGATGAAAATAGCTGA
- the smpB gene encoding SsrA-binding protein SmpB produces the protein MMKIADNKKAYHDYFILEKIEVGIVLTGTEMKSIRKRRLNLKDSYGTVVKGEIFLEGVHISPFEEGNRFNHEPLRTRKLLLHKRQISRLIGKIKEEGLTLVPLSFYFNERGKVKVSLGLAKGKKLYDKRHVLAKKESDRQIERALKEKIIND, from the coding sequence ATGATGAAAATAGCTGATAATAAGAAGGCCTATCACGATTATTTTATTCTTGAAAAAATAGAAGTAGGCATTGTATTGACTGGCACTGAAATGAAATCAATTCGTAAAAGACGTTTAAATCTAAAAGATAGTTATGGCACAGTGGTAAAAGGTGAAATATTTTTAGAAGGGGTTCATATTAGCCCTTTTGAGGAGGGAAATCGTTTTAACCATGAACCTCTTAGAACTAGAAAACTCTTGCTTCACAAGAGGCAAATTAGCCGTTTAATAGGAAAAATTAAGGAAGAAGGACTTACGTTGGTGCCTCTTTCTTTTTATTTTAATGAAAGAGGAAAAGTTAAGGTTTCATTAGGACTTGCCAAAGGTAAGAAACTATATGATAAAAGACATGTTTTAGCAAAAAAAGAGTCTGATAGACAGATTGAGAGAGCTTTAAAAGAAAAAATTATTAATGATTGA
- a CDS encoding DNA-processing protein DprA has translation MIEDKLRSMIAEEIMFAKEAAEYLGISVQRLNKLVHKEELIPVRKSPSGTLFMKRDLDERKYLIATIGKEILLTALQPTLKINSPTLQEAVNYFTIQSYYDYAYKKTETNYAFITEKRDMINVPLTHYSEELAVYLGTDEDELGERYRATVRSFEKLMLTDQVINRTDEAYPFELKRLDSSPLFLFLRGNIKLLDTPIVSLIGTKNPTQEEKMLAYQITKFLGEDGYSIATGLSRGVDTVVMETAHSNKIPSIGVIGTPLNKAYPRENEALQKEVSAMGNGLILSQFSPAAPVKSWHFPIRGMVLSGISQMTVVVDVSLNEGDYKQIEYCLKQGRLVFFPFPRKGTKNSDWADKYLMKKGVVLYKDYEDFVKQFNLVVNG, from the coding sequence ATGATTGAAGATAAACTTAGAAGTATGATAGCTGAAGAGATTATGTTTGCTAAAGAAGCAGCAGAATATTTAGGAATCAGTGTTCAACGATTAAATAAATTAGTCCATAAAGAAGAATTGATTCCTGTCAGAAAAAGCCCTTCAGGCACTTTATTTATGAAACGAGATTTAGATGAAAGAAAGTATTTAATAGCTACAATAGGAAAAGAAATATTACTAACTGCTCTTCAACCTACCCTTAAAATCAATTCTCCTACTTTACAAGAAGCAGTGAATTACTTTACCATACAATCTTATTATGATTATGCTTATAAAAAAACCGAAACAAATTATGCCTTTATAACTGAAAAAAGAGATATGATTAATGTGCCTCTAACCCATTATTCTGAAGAATTAGCTGTCTATTTAGGAACAGACGAAGATGAATTAGGAGAGCGCTACAGAGCTACTGTTAGAAGTTTTGAAAAGTTAATGTTAACTGATCAAGTTATTAATAGAACTGATGAAGCCTATCCTTTTGAGTTGAAAAGGTTAGATTCCAGTCCTCTTTTTCTTTTTTTACGTGGAAATATTAAGCTTTTAGATACACCTATAGTTTCTTTGATTGGTACCAAAAATCCAACCCAGGAAGAAAAAATGCTAGCTTATCAGATTACTAAATTTTTAGGTGAGGATGGCTACTCCATTGCAACAGGTTTATCTAGAGGTGTTGATACGGTGGTTATGGAAACGGCTCATAGCAATAAAATACCCTCTATTGGGGTTATAGGTACACCTCTTAATAAGGCTTATCCTCGAGAAAATGAAGCTTTGCAAAAAGAAGTGAGCGCTATGGGAAATGGTTTAATTCTTTCACAGTTTTCTCCTGCTGCTCCTGTGAAAAGCTGGCATTTTCCTATTAGAGGAATGGTTTTAAGTGGTATTTCACAGATGACAGTAGTGGTAGATGTGTCTTTAAACGAAGGTGACTATAAACAAATTGAGTATTGTTTAAAACAAGGTCGCTTGGTTTTCTTTCCTTTTCCTAGAAAGGGGACTAAGAATTCTGATTGGGCTGACAAGTATTTAATGAAAAAAGGTGTTGTTTTATACAAGGATTATGAAGATTTTGTTAAGCAATTTAATTTAGTTGTAAATGGATAA